One genomic region from Daphnia magna isolate NIES linkage group LG10, ASM2063170v1.1, whole genome shotgun sequence encodes:
- the LOC123476920 gene encoding 1-phosphatidylinositol 4,5-bisphosphate phosphodiesterase delta-1-like produces the protein MSQKRKMREITANRLIRYYPGGQRQLSGNFNPIPGMNAGCQIAAMNIQTKCSDLAIYESRFIHAGNCGYALKPEFLLDQTAPRISPKRIVIKVISGRNLPQTGKRIHTYVNIRVQGEKEDKTEKATRKVNDDGRNPKWEEELRFDVRVPELGFLLFQVKRSQYFGLKRACIASYAVPVVNLVNGPCSIPLHDENLVPLDKTYLLIQVTISDSSSA, from the coding sequence ATGAGTCAAAAACGAAAGATGCGTGAAATCACAGCTAACCGTTTAATCAGGTACTATCCCGGAGGCCAGCGACAATTATCTGGCAATTTTAATCCGATTCCCGGAATGAATGCCGGGTGCCAAATAGCTGCTATGAACATTCAAACCAAGTGCAGCGATCTGGCTATTTACGAAAGCAGATTCATTCACGCTGGAAACTGCGGCTATGCCCTGAAGCCCGAGTTTCTTCTTGACCAGACCGCTCCTCGTATCAGCCCTAAACGTATCGTTATCAAAGTCATCAGCGGACGCAATCTTCCGCAAACGGGCAAACGAATACACACGTACGTCAACATCCGCGTTcagggggaaaaagaagacaaaacgGAAAAGGCGACCAGAAAAGTAAACGATGATGGACGCAATCCGAAATGGGAAGAAGAGCTCAGATTCGACGTACGCGTTCCAGAACTCGGATTTCTCCTGTTTCAAGTGAAACGCTCGCAGTACTTTGGCTTGAAACGTGCGTGCATAGCGTCGTATGCTGTCCCGGTGGTTAATTTAGTTAACGGGCCTTGTTCTATCCCTCTGCATGATGAGAACCTCGTCCCACTGGACAAGACTTATCTTTTAATCCAAGTAACGATATCGGACAGTTCGTCGGCCTGA
- the LOC116932679 gene encoding 1-phosphatidylinositol 4,5-bisphosphate phosphodiesterase delta-4, which translates to MRTNRQPLMARKQFAASSLKHDRLDRLRRQVRLKQTELLETGEQTKKDVKLCNNLKMLLTNTKKQFTRTKRTVKRRVLRLNKVNQPETDCSTLFAVFHDVIVETPTTNEADRLQTEVISLVETPESLKAESLQSGSKTIQDEELFEQEEAKQNLDHPLSHYYIKGSHNTYLLGNQLTSASTIDGYRRAIANKCKCLELDLHDGPNGEPVIFHGWTLTSRIVAREVLEDGIKPNFNQDDLPLILVTLSMWAILKKWPVFHRRTN; encoded by the exons ATGAGAACTAACAGGCAACCCCTGATGGCCCGTAAACAGTTTGCAGCATCCTCGCTGAAGCATGATAGACTTGATAGATTACGTCGACAAGTTAGATTAAAGCAAACAGAATTGCTTGAGACTGGAGAGCAGACGAAAAAGGACGTAAAGCTCTGCAATAATCTAAAAATGTTGCTGACAAATACCAAGAAACAATTTACAAGAACGAAAAGAACAGTAAAAAGACGGGTACTTAGATTGAACAAAGTTAACCAACCAGAAACTGATTGTAGCACGTTGTTTGCTGTCTTCCATGACGTCATTGTAGAAACACCAACAACCAACGAAGCTGATAGACTTCAGACCGAAGTCATTAGTTTGGTTGAAACGCCCGAATCCTTGAAAGCCGAATCCCTACAATCAGGAAGTAAAACCATCCAAGATGAAGAACTATTCGAACAAGAAGAAGCGAAGCAAAATCTGGATCATCCGTTGTCCCATTATTACATCAAAGGTAGCCATAATACGTACCTTCTGGGAAATCAATTGACTAGCGCCAGCACGATAGACGGATACCGTCGAGCTATAGCAAATAAATGTAAATGCCTCGAATTGGATTTACACGACGGCCCCAATGGCGAACCTGTCATCTTCCATGGATGGACTTTAACTTCCCGGATTGTTGCCCGCGAGGTCTTAGAGGATGGCATAAAACCAAATTTCAATCAAGACGACCTTCCCTTGATCCTG GTCACTTTATCTATGTGGGCAATACTGAAGAAATGGCCTGTCTTCCATCGCCGAACCAACTAA